From Ananas comosus cultivar F153 linkage group 8, ASM154086v1, whole genome shotgun sequence, one genomic window encodes:
- the LOC109714555 gene encoding poly(U)-specific endoribonuclease-B-like isoform X1 yields the protein MEGLIKGLINVALDAIDGGDEAPPRRAQARPPPAEDEELRSRSTWAEVVSSGEQEKDEGPKQGSGYGYGRRKEESAGGSEGVWESFEAKKKPQHHASSPVKHYQGEGKERKDGDWETVEGKKKPHHPPLRRQHQSEAWQGYKQPPSEQVYSDDTTHRINIETTDQELDNLSRACHKLWELDTNRLVPGKDYEINCGEGKKVYQKDDMAANNLFTWLDEDILRRPTYSRFCSLLDNYNPNEGVKEVITSEEKHEQEAFIEEISRTAPMKYLHKYLVAKRVVPHDFEEFKNLMKSLWFHLYGRGGGSSCSSAFEHVFVGEIKGRGEHEVSGFHNWIQFYLEEAKGTVNYQGYIFPRRRGQIPDTETQLLTIQFEWHGILKSVSTSLIGVSPEFEIALYTLCFFVGGEDNHVQLGPYSVNIKCYRLGNNKIGSIFPIAED from the exons ATGGAAGGTCTCATCAAGGGTTTGATCAATGTCGCCCTCGACGCCATTGATGGAGGCGACGAAGCTCCCCCGAGGAGAGCCCAAGCTCGTCCTCCCCCCGCCGAGGACGAGGAGCTTCGATCCAGATCCACATGGGCCGAG GTCGTCTCAAGCGGTGAACAGGAGAAGGACGAGGGGCCGAAGCAGGGGAGCGGCTACGGCTATGGCCGGAGAAAG GAGGAAAGCGCAGGGGGAAGTGAGGGTGTTTGGGAATCGTTCGAAGCAAAGAAGAAGCCTCAGCACCATGCATCATCACCTGTGAAACATTACCAG GGAGAGggtaaagagagaaaggatgGGGATTGGGAGACTGTTGAAGGAAAGAAGAAGCCTCATCATCCACCACTCAGGAGACAGCaccag TCGGAGGCATGGCAAGGGTATAAACAACCGCCTAGTGAACAAGTGTACTCCGATGATACCACTCATAGGATAAACATAGAAACTACTGATCAGGAGCTCGATAACTTATCAAGAGCCTGTCATAAGTTATGGGAACTCGATACGAACCGCTTAGTTCCAGGAAAAGACTATGAGATTAATTGCGGTGAAGGGAAAAAGGTCTACCAGAAGGATGATATGGCAGCTAATAACTTATTTACCTGGTTAGATGAAGACATATTAAGAAGGCCCACGTACTCCcgtttttgttctcttttagATAATTACAACCCAAATGAAGGAGTTAAGGAAGTCATTACTTCTGAAGAGAAGCACGAGCAGGAGGCGTTTATCGAGGAAATAAGCAGAACCGCACCAATGAAATATCTTCATAAATACTTGGTTGCCAAAAGAGTTGTGCCACATGATTTTGAAGAATTTAAGAATCTGATGAAAAGTTTGTGGTTTCATCTATATGGAAGAGGTGGTGGGTCGAGTTGTTCTTCTGCTTTTGAGCATGTTTTCGTGGGAGAGATCAAGGGGCGAGGAGAGCACGAGGTCTCTGGCTTTCACAACTGGATTCAG TTTTACCTAGAAGAAGCCAAAGGGACTGTTAACTACCAAGGCTATATTTTCCCAAGAAGGCGTGGACAAATT CCCGACACGGAAACTCAGTTGCTCACCATTCAATTTGAATGGCATGGTATTCTGAAATCAGTCTCCACCAGTTTGATTGGAGTAAGCCCGGAATTCGAGATTGCTCTCTATACTCTCTGCTTCTTTGTGGGTGGAGAAGATAACCATGTCCAGCTTGGTCCGTATTCAGTTAACATTAAATGCTACCGCCTGGGGAACAACAAGATTGGATCCATATTTCCTATTGCCGAAGATTGA
- the LOC109714555 gene encoding poly(U)-specific endoribonuclease-B-like isoform X2, which translates to MEATKLPRGEPKLVLPPPRTRSFDPDPHGPRSSQAVNRRRTRGRSRGAATAMAGERVLQEESAGGSEGVWESFEAKKKPQHHASSPVKHYQGEGKERKDGDWETVEGKKKPHHPPLRRQHQSEAWQGYKQPPSEQVYSDDTTHRINIETTDQELDNLSRACHKLWELDTNRLVPGKDYEINCGEGKKVYQKDDMAANNLFTWLDEDILRRPTYSRFCSLLDNYNPNEGVKEVITSEEKHEQEAFIEEISRTAPMKYLHKYLVAKRVVPHDFEEFKNLMKSLWFHLYGRGGGSSCSSAFEHVFVGEIKGRGEHEVSGFHNWIQFYLEEAKGTVNYQGYIFPRRRGQIPDTETQLLTIQFEWHGILKSVSTSLIGVSPEFEIALYTLCFFVGGEDNHVQLGPYSVNIKCYRLGNNKIGSIFPIAED; encoded by the exons ATGGAGGCGACGAAGCTCCCCCGAGGAGAGCCCAAGCTCGTCCTCCCCCCGCCGAGGACGAGGAGCTTCGATCCAGATCCACATGGGCCGAG GTCGTCTCAAGCGGTGAACAGGAGAAGGACGAGGGGCCGAAGCAGGGGAGCGGCTACGGCTATGGCCGGAGAAAG GGTTTTGCAGGAGGAAAGCGCAGGGGGAAGTGAGGGTGTTTGGGAATCGTTCGAAGCAAAGAAGAAGCCTCAGCACCATGCATCATCACCTGTGAAACATTACCAG GGAGAGggtaaagagagaaaggatgGGGATTGGGAGACTGTTGAAGGAAAGAAGAAGCCTCATCATCCACCACTCAGGAGACAGCaccag TCGGAGGCATGGCAAGGGTATAAACAACCGCCTAGTGAACAAGTGTACTCCGATGATACCACTCATAGGATAAACATAGAAACTACTGATCAGGAGCTCGATAACTTATCAAGAGCCTGTCATAAGTTATGGGAACTCGATACGAACCGCTTAGTTCCAGGAAAAGACTATGAGATTAATTGCGGTGAAGGGAAAAAGGTCTACCAGAAGGATGATATGGCAGCTAATAACTTATTTACCTGGTTAGATGAAGACATATTAAGAAGGCCCACGTACTCCcgtttttgttctcttttagATAATTACAACCCAAATGAAGGAGTTAAGGAAGTCATTACTTCTGAAGAGAAGCACGAGCAGGAGGCGTTTATCGAGGAAATAAGCAGAACCGCACCAATGAAATATCTTCATAAATACTTGGTTGCCAAAAGAGTTGTGCCACATGATTTTGAAGAATTTAAGAATCTGATGAAAAGTTTGTGGTTTCATCTATATGGAAGAGGTGGTGGGTCGAGTTGTTCTTCTGCTTTTGAGCATGTTTTCGTGGGAGAGATCAAGGGGCGAGGAGAGCACGAGGTCTCTGGCTTTCACAACTGGATTCAG TTTTACCTAGAAGAAGCCAAAGGGACTGTTAACTACCAAGGCTATATTTTCCCAAGAAGGCGTGGACAAATT CCCGACACGGAAACTCAGTTGCTCACCATTCAATTTGAATGGCATGGTATTCTGAAATCAGTCTCCACCAGTTTGATTGGAGTAAGCCCGGAATTCGAGATTGCTCTCTATACTCTCTGCTTCTTTGTGGGTGGAGAAGATAACCATGTCCAGCTTGGTCCGTATTCAGTTAACATTAAATGCTACCGCCTGGGGAACAACAAGATTGGATCCATATTTCCTATTGCCGAAGATTGA